atttctttttcagcaTTCCATAGCTTCCAATTTTATTAGTTTTCctatttgatttaaaaataaaagaaataatatgaaGTCTTTTAGAAGggagattttatattttttctcattttattttcaacaaatcttCCAGAGAACAAATGTTGAGCAAGAATTTGTTGACTTGAAATATTAAAGTATTTAATTGAAGATTATAGAAAGATTCAGAGGATATGAAAAAACACAAATTTGGGTTCTTTATCTATTGATCCAACCCTAGACCCACTTGGCTGACATCCATCTTCCCCGCtacaaacatgtgtggtgggcacTTCTAACGCGTTATGATTTTGAAGTCATCCCCCTTTGTGATCCACAATGTTTGAATTCATGAACTTGGATCCCTGTTTTGTTTAGGGTTTgttatgtgtgtgtttgttcatttgtttttcctttgaAAAGTCTCTTCTGCAAGTTAAATTGTACAGTCCCCCAATTAAAATGCAAATACTCCCTATCCCAGGTAAAAGGAAAACTTGACAATCACTGATTGACATTTGAGTGTGAATTATTACTAAAATCAATTTAGCTGGAGAGAGGCCAAGGGAATGGGACATGAACTGGTTAGTGTTAAGTCAAGTGACACAAATAGCAGACATGGAAGAATTGTGGAATATCAGGAGTCCTCAGAAAAGCACCAAGATCTTTGGAAGGTGGTGGAATAAAAGATAGTGAGATAAAAAGGAATTGAGAAAATATATAAGTCCAGCTGCTGTTTTATCATTTCATACAGTCTCTCAGATGATTGCTGAAATTTGTTATTCAACCTACAAAATAACACAGAAATGTTATCTTCACTTTCATAGCTACCACCTCCCAAGCCACCATCATCACTATCTTAGCTGACTGATTATAATAACCAAAGTCTCTCTACTTCCCCTCTCATCCTCTTACAGTCTACTCTTAACACAACAGCCAGGTTTGTGTCACTTGTCCATTCAAAACTCTTCAATGGCTTTCTGTCTTCCTCAAAGTAAAAATCAAAGACTGAAGAGTGTCCTACAAGACCCCATAGGGTCTGGTTCCCAGTTAGGTCTCCTTCTGACAACGCCCAAGTACTGTCACTCCTCAACTCCACATTGGCCCCAGCCTCTGCTCTCAGAAATTTTTCCTCACTCTGCTCTCTTAAGGAACATCACTTCTTTGGATGTTGCTTTCTCAAAGATGATTGACTAATGATTTGGAGAGTTATTATTGATTGTTTGTCTTCCACCACGAAATATAATAAGCAGGCATTGTTGCATGTTTTGTTTGTTGTAACTTGGAAAGATATATATTAGTTACTCAttacatatttattgaatgaatgatttGTTTGAACCCAAACTAATTATTTTAGGTCATGAAGACACATCTCATATTGCTCATTTCCCAAATGCTATGCAGTTCTGAAGAAATGGAGACAGCCACATACTGACTGCTGCCACTAATTCATCAGTGTAACGTAATTGAAAATTGTTTGATAAATGAATGAGAGTTTAATAAACAGAATACCAGCTATGAAGACTAATGAAATATCCAAAGCTCCCAGCAGTTTCCCTATACAAGTTATATGTCCAAATAATTTTGAGGCCAGGCACATTACTGGAGGACCTCATAACTGTTAGAGATATTCAGATCTTTTACGAACCCCTTTTAGTGCGATTCTGATGTAATGGTCACTCCAATTTATATTAAATACCATGATGACTTACTACAAGAAAAGTTTAAATTATTGTATATATAAATGAAGGCAAAATATATTTGGAACCCAAACACAACCCCTATGGGTGAATTTTATGATATCCAGTCTTTGTCAAGAGGAAAAAATatgtcttagacaatataaatatTGATCAAATAGTAGCCTGAGCAACATTCAGATAAAAGTCTATCCTGCCTAGGGCCAGactcaaaacaaaataatattttaaaatcatgtcTGATGTAATCCAAGTAATCCAGTAATCCTAGCAAGTCAAGAGACCAATAAGGACCACAAGTTCCaggacagcttcagcaacttagcaataagttatctcagaataaaaaataaaaacaaaaaggacttgggatgtaactcagtggtaaaaacaACCTTGGGTTCAAACTGcagtatacacacacaaaaaaaaagaaaaaaacaaaacaaaacaaaaaaaaaccctgcatcTGAAATTAACATAACAATTATATCATGCTAATGCAAACAGATTCAAACTATAAGACCTATCAATGAAAAAGAAACAtcaaacttgctctttttctgaaTTTAGCTCAGCATACTCTGGCtgttccattttattttaatatcaaaGGACAGTAGGGTCCAGACTTTGAACTAATATCCTTCAAGTATTTCTGTTTCAATTTGACGGCTATCTGTGTTCTAGGACCCATATCCTTTAGGAATCTGGGCACAAGTGAAGCTGATCTAAATCTGAAGCTCTTTGACTTCAAAAAGAGCCCTGTGCTTGGATTAGCACCACCCTGGAAGGAGCAAGTCAAGAAACAACTTACGAAACCATAGAAATTCTTTGATTTCACAAAGCTTTTGTCTCTTTCTTCCTATCATTCTATAAAATAACCATGCCAAtttaaacaaaagtcaaatgtcaaAAGAAACTAGGATAAGATTTATCTCTACCAGCAtcaattttaatgatttttatacTTAAGGTATACTTCTTGAAAATAACTGTttgtaacaaaaaaaaatgttgactgATTTTAATCTAGAGAGATAATAATAGCAAGAAGCAAGTAGGAAATAAAGATGAAAGGGAACAGTCTGCCTCAGAGAGCaatttatttttacaattttaaattTAACCCATGATAAGAAACTTTTTTTCTATTCAAAAAAATAGATTAATGTTTTTACTGGTGGTAGTTATAGTACTCATTTTCATGTTCATCAACTTTAGTGTATATTTCTATAACCTTAAATTTTCTTAActtggaaataaagaaaataaaacagaaagaaaaacctAGTGATTCAAATTCTTCCATGGTGGGAGCAGCAAGGGAGTCAGGGGGGGATATAGGTCTTCAACACACCAGCCTTTAATTTATCAAAAGCCTTTATGGACTCCCTCTTCTGTGTCCAAAACAGGGCAAAACAGGAACAAAGCACAGTGAACCTCAAATAGGAACACTTTGAAGAGGCTTATGGAGTAAAAATCACTTTTCACAAAGGTAATGAATAATTTATGTGGCAGCAAGtcttaaaaaatgattttcaatAAATTCAGGAAATAATGAATAGATGGCCAGGATTTTTAATATACTGCAACGAATTTCATAATCACACATAGGTATTGAAAAGTCATTAAGAAAGCTCATTTCACCTCAAATAAATAGGAATTTTAAATTTAGAATCATAGAAAAAGTTAATTTTATCCAATTCATTTGCTGTGAAAGTTTAAAATATAAGGACTTagtcattaaaatacattttaatatgataCAAATTGAGAATTCTGGTCATTATTCCATAATAATGATTTTTTCTTCATGAGAATTATAAAGTAGGATAACTTGGTAATTAATATGAGTTACTTTTTGTAGCAATAAATCATAGTAGAAAAAGAACAAGGCTTCAAGAATTAGCAGACTTTAATTAATATAAATGTTAGCTCTGTACCAGATATTTGACATAGACAAGTTATTCACTGAATTTCATTTCTTGGTGTATACAAATAAGGATAAAAACATTACCAATCTCCTGTGgttataaaaataagcaaaaagctATGCATTTTAAtcaattataattattttatgtaaCTATTAGATAGTTCTAGACTCACAGAAAGCATTTGATAACTGTAGCTGTAATTATTATTACCATTATTCAAATCTATTACTATTCAAATGTTGTGTCTCTATATATAGTCTTctgggattatcttctgtatatttgGTCAGGTTGTTTTCCATTTCTAAAATGCCAACTCCTTTCCTCTTCATTAAGCTAAATCCTAAATATTTCCAACAAGACTGACATCTATAATAACTTCCCTCACTAGCCATATGCTGTAATAATATTCCTGTTTTATTGAACTCAGTCAACAATtactttatttataatttaaattacAAAATGTTAATTTGATTGCATACAACTTGCTGTCTGTATCCATGGTTTTGCAACAGATtaaatacatttgaaaaaaattgtgtctgtactgaacatgtacagactttttaaTTCCATTTAAAATACAGTGTGATTGTCATTTACATAGTCTTTACCTTTtactaggtattataagtaatctagtgatgatttaaatttataggaagatgtctTAAGTTATAGGTAAATCCCAtgtcatttattgattgattgattgattgattgattggtactggggattgaactcaggggtactagaccactgagtcatatctccagcactattttttgtattttatttagagacagcatctcactgagttgcctaaggccacactaaCTTGATGAGGATggcttgaactagtgatcctcctatctcagcctcccaagcctctagaATTAcagtatgcaccaccacacccagccatgtCATTTAACTTGagacttgagcatctgcagatttGGGTTATCTCTAGTTGGTCCTGGAACCAAATCAAGCAGGAATAACTGTACTTGCTTTCTAGTTTTATTGTAGAATTAATAACTCTACATTGTACATGTGTATTTTTTCTGCTGAAtgaaatttaatttttcaaattaaagtattatcttttttcccctttaaaaaTCATGTGTTCCAAAGAAAGCTAATCCAGAGGTAGACATATAGTAGGTGTTTAATGCATAATTCACATTATACCTAAATAAAAAATGCCCTTGGAGTCATACATAAAATGTTACCTTAAGAGGAGGTCAAATCAAAGGGATTTGCAGAAATAAGTAATTTTAGACAGACCATAATTCATCTCTACATTCAAATTTACCAAATTCTAGGATCTCCCCCCATACTTTCTCCACTTTCTCATAGGAGCAGAATAAATATCATAACTATTGATCTTCCCCCTGAAAATCCATATTTTGAAATTAGCATGcaccatgcaaaaaaaaaaaaataccttgggTTTCTTGTTTTCAGGGCCTGTTGACAGGGACAATGCACAAGGTGAAATCAGCTCCTTGGTTCTTGTTAGAGAGATGGGAAGTGATGGGGTTGAAACGGGTGCCGGGTGGTTGGATTTTGTGCTTTCAGATTTCATCATTCTTGAAGGCAATGAACCACTGCCACAATTTGGGTGCAGTGTTGAAGGACTGAGCTGTAGTGCAGGGGTGGGCAGAGCAGCAGGTGGGACTGAGGAGGACCCCAAGCTGGGAAGAGAGGCACAGCCAGCACTGGAGAGAGCAGGTGAAGAAAGAGCTGAAGGATTCAGCCCCTGTCCTGATGGTTTATATGATGTTCTTTTGGATCTGTCTATCAGgtttgaaagggctggggatggatggAAACATTTCTCTGGAGAGGAGGGCATGGTGCTGTGATTAATAGGTGGAGATACAGAAGATAATGCAGATGAGGCTAATGTAGaagggtgtgtgtatgtatttctgGGATTCTCTGAACCTCTGAGATCCCCATCCTgtttgttctttgaagaagaaagtGAAGAGCTTGGTGGGACAGGAGGAAGATCTGCAAAACTAGAGGCATTGGTTTGCATTGTACCGCTCTTCAAAGAAGTAGGAGATGGTGttttctctacattcatagaaacAAGGCTGCTATTGACAGGTGTAGTAGGAGAGAGGGAGGACACCTGAGAGGTGGGAGTAGACTTGGTGAAGAAAGGGAGGTGGAAGGATTGCTGGGCCAGCTCAGAAACCTGGTGTTCTGCTTGCGCTGGAGACTGGGCTCTCAGGGAGCAACTTGAGAGAGATTTTTTAGGTGTGAGTGTGGTTTGCTTTACTTTTTGGTCAAGGGCGAGAGTGGAGGAGGCCAGGGAGTTGAGGGAGAAGGTGGGGCAGGATGCAGGGGACACAGGTCTTTGGTGAGAAGGGTTTGACTTGAGGATAGCAGTGAGAAGGGAAAGCCGGGAGGGCACCTGGGATTTCACCCCTGACTttgaaagatttccactagatgaCATTTGGCTACAAACAGTAGAAGAGGAGCCATGGAAAGAGGAGGTAAGTGGTTTCGGACTTGGAGAGAGTGAATGCATGACAATGCGGACTGGTATGTACGAGGCTGAATTCGACTTCAGGGAAGCACTGGAGGAAGGTGAAGGAGAAGTGGTTTTCAGGCTTTCTCTGGGACTAAGGACATTTGCGGTTAAAGGCGTCGTCTTCTTCAGAACTTCAGGTGCCAGTCCAGGGTTTTGATCTGCTGCACTTGGACTGGATAGATTAGAACCTGGCAGTTGAGTGGAATGGGGAAACGGTAATGTCCATGAGGCGCCCTTCGATGCAGAAAAGGGTGAAGAGTGAGCAGTCGTTTGAAAATACGTAGCTGTTTCTTCCACCAGGGCCCCACTGACATCCAGCCTCCTAGTGTGGAACTCCTCTAGGACAGAGGCTCCATCGAGGTTAGCTGGGACAGGTGGTGTTTTCTGATTAGTTGGAGAAACAAAGGAGAAAGCAGGTGGTTTACAGGCAAGCTGCTCAGAGGTAGTGGGAGAAGAAGTTAACTAGAGGAGAGAAACAGACAGATTGAAATAGGACATTATTTGTGAAACTATCCAAATATTCTTGTTACTGTGTCACTAAGCAAACAATCCTTCCACTagtttacacaaaagggggtgccTTAAATCTCCATGAAAATGAAGGAATTTCTGTTTTTCTCATGAGGTCCTGCTACAAAATAAGATCTAATAAACTATGAAGATTTGTATCCAATACATGATTGATTCCCCAGTTTGAAAACCAGTGTAAAATTTTCTGTGTTTCCATTTGGAAAATAATTCATTGACCATATCTAAAATATTTATCTTAATCTGGAATTGTATAATTTGGAA
This region of Callospermophilus lateralis isolate mCalLat2 chromosome 6, mCalLat2.hap1, whole genome shotgun sequence genomic DNA includes:
- the Mlip gene encoding muscular LMNA-interacting protein isoform X2 — its product is MLPEQGLLSDCGNNYFQMNSCILAGSIQTTPQVSSGDSEAKPLIFTFVPTVRRLPTHIQLTDTSKFLVKIPEEPSDKSPETVNRSNSNDYLTFHRGSQEERNQGTLTHPSEASGKSIQGRVLETNQPQGMQQSDLFKAEYVFIVDSEGEDEVTSRKGEQGPPGGTGNMAARPKSLAISSSLVSDVVRPKIRGTDLKSSSYSEVSHGMASQQKHGQLTSSPTTSEQLACKPPAFSFVSPTNQKTPPVPANLDGASVLEEFHTRRLDVSGALVEETATYFQTTAHSSPFSASKGASWTLPFPHSTQLPGSNLSSPSAADQNPGLAPEVLKKTTPLTANVLSPRESLKTTSPSPSSSASLKSNSASYIPVRIVMHSLSPSPKPLTSSFHGSSSTVCSQMSSSGNLSKSGVKSQVPSRLSLLTAILKSNPSHQRPVSPASCPTFSLNSLASSTLALDQKVKQTTLTPKKSLSSCSLRAQSPAQAEHQVSELAQQSFHLPFFTKSTPTSQVSSLSPTTPVNSSLVSMNVEKTPSPTSLKSGTMQTNASSFADLPPVPPSSSLSSSKNKQDGDLRGSENPRNTYTHPSTLASSALSSVSPPINHSTMPSSPEKCFHPSPALSNLIDRSKRTSYKPSGQGLNPSALSSPALSSAGCASLPSLGSSSVPPAALPTPALQLSPSTLHPNCGSGSLPSRMMKSESTKSNHPAPVSTPSLPISLTRTKELISPCALSLSTGPENKKPKQYKTKSSYKAFAAIPTNTLLLEQKALDEPAKTENVSKDSTLDLPVEFCYPAQLRQKTEELCATIDKVLQDSLSMHSSDSPSRSPQTLLGSETIKTSTTLPKAAGRETKYANLSSPSSTVSESQLTKPGVIRPVPVKSKILLKKEEEVYEPNPFSKYLEDNSDLFSEQDVTVPHKPVSLHPLYQTKLYPPAKSLLQPQTLPHADCLTPGPFSHLSSFSLSDEQENSHTLLSHNAYNKNECSLYEQQRN
- the Mlip gene encoding muscular LMNA-interacting protein isoform X17, with translation MNSCILAGSIQTTPQVSSGDSEAKPLIFTFVPTVRRLPTHIQLTDTSKFLVKIPEEPSDKSPETVNRSNSNDYLTFHRGSQEERNQGTLTHPSEASGKSIQGRVLETNQPQGMQQSDLFKAEYVFIVDSEGEDEVTSRKGEQGPPGGTGNMAARPKSLAISSSLVSDVVRPKIRGTDLKSSSYSEVSHGMASQQKHGQKTPPVPANLDGASVLEEFHTRRLDVSGALVEETATYFQTTAHSSPFSASKGASWTLPFPHSTQLPGSNLSSPSAADQNPGLAPEVLKKTTPLTANVLSPRESLKTTSPSPSSSASLKSNSASYIPVRIVMHSLSPSPKPLTSSFHGSSSTVCSQMSSSGNLSKSGVKSQVPSRLSLLTAILKSNPSHQRPVSPASCPTFSLNSLASSTLALDQKVKQTTLTPKKSLSSCSLRAQSPAQAEHQVSELAQQSFHLPFFTKSTPTSQVSSLSPTTPVNSSLVSMNVEKTPSPTSLKSGTMQTNASSFADLPPVPPSSSLSSSKNKQDGDLRGSENPRNTYTHPSTLASSALSSVSPPINHSTMPSSPEKCFHPSPALSNLIDRSKRTSYKPSGQGLNPSALSSPALSSAGCASLPSLGSSSVPPAALPTPALQLSPSTLHPNCGSGSLPSRMMKSESTKSNHPAPVSTPSLPISLTRTKELISPCALSLSTGPENKKPKALDEPAKTENVSKDSTLDLPVEHSSDSPSRSPQTLLGSETIKTSTTLPKAAGRETKYANLSSPSSTVSESQLTKPGVIRPVPVKSKILLKKEEEVYEPNPFSKYLEDNSDLFSEQDVTVPHKPVSLHPLYQTKLYPPAKSLLQPQTLPHADCLTPGPFSHLSSFSLSDEQENSHTLLSHNAYNKLSHPMVAIPEHETLDSKEQ
- the Mlip gene encoding muscular LMNA-interacting protein isoform X16 translates to MNSCILAGSIQTTPQVSSGDSEAKPLIFTFVPTVRRLPTHIQLTDTSKFLVKIPEEPSDKSPETVNRSNSNDYLTFHRGSQEERNQGTLTHPSEASGKSIQGRVLETNQPQGMQQSDLFKAEYVFIVDSEGEDEVTSRKGEQGPPGGTGNMAARPKSLAISSSLVSDVVRPKIRGTDLKSSSYSEVSHGMASQQKHGQKTPPVPANLDGASVLEEFHTRRLDVSGALVEETATYFQTTAHSSPFSASKGASWTLPFPHSTQLPGSNLSSPSAADQNPGLAPEVLKKTTPLTANVLSPRESLKTTSPSPSSSASLKSNSASYIPVRIVMHSLSPSPKPLTSSFHGSSSTVCSQMSSSGNLSKSGVKSQVPSRLSLLTAILKSNPSHQRPVSPASCPTFSLNSLASSTLALDQKVKQTTLTPKKSLSSCSLRAQSPAQAEHQVSELAQQSFHLPFFTKSTPTSQVSSLSPTTPVNSSLVSMNVEKTPSPTSLKSGTMQTNASSFADLPPVPPSSSLSSSKNKQDGDLRGSENPRNTYTHPSTLASSALSSVSPPINHSTMPSSPEKCFHPSPALSNLIDRSKRTSYKPSGQGLNPSALSSPALSSAGCASLPSLGSSSVPPAALPTPALQLSPSTLHPNCGSGSLPSRMMKSESTKSNHPAPVSTPSLPISLTRTKELISPCALSLSTGPENKKPKQYKTKSSYKAFAAIPTNTLLLEQKALDEPAKTENVSKDSTLDLPVETSTTLPKAAGRETKYANLSSPSSTVSESQLTKPGVIRPVPVKSKILLKKEEEVYEPNPFSKYLEDNSDLFSEQDVTVPHKPVSLHPLYQTKLYPPAKSLLQPQTLPHADCLTPGPFSHLSSFSLSDEQENSHTLLSHNAYNKLSHPMVAIPEHETLDSKEQ
- the Mlip gene encoding muscular LMNA-interacting protein isoform X12, translated to MNSCILAGSIQTTPQVSSGDSEAKPLIFTFVPTVRRLPTHIQLTDTSKFLVKIPEEPSDKSPETVNRSNSNDYLTFHRGSQEERNQGTLTHPSEASGKSIQGRVLETNQPQGMQQSDLFKAEYVFIVDSEGEDEVTSRKGEQGPPGGTGNMAARPKSLAISSSLVSDVVRPKIRGTDLKSSSYSEVSHGMASQQKHGQKTPPVPANLDGASVLEEFHTRRLDVSGALVEETATYFQTTAHSSPFSASKGASWTLPFPHSTQLPGSNLSSPSAADQNPGLAPEVLKKTTPLTANVLSPRESLKTTSPSPSSSASLKSNSASYIPVRIVMHSLSPSPKPLTSSFHGSSSTVCSQMSSSGNLSKSGVKSQVPSRLSLLTAILKSNPSHQRPVSPASCPTFSLNSLASSTLALDQKVKQTTLTPKKSLSSCSLRAQSPAQAEHQVSELAQQSFHLPFFTKSTPTSQVSSLSPTTPVNSSLVSMNVEKTPSPTSLKSGTMQTNASSFADLPPVPPSSSLSSSKNKQDGDLRGSENPRNTYTHPSTLASSALSSVSPPINHSTMPSSPEKCFHPSPALSNLIDRSKRTSYKPSGQGLNPSALSSPALSSAGCASLPSLGSSSVPPAALPTPALQLSPSTLHPNCGSGSLPSRMMKSESTKSNHPAPVSTPSLPISLTRTKELISPCALSLSTGPENKKPKQYKTKSSYKAFAAIPTNTLLLEQKALDEPAKTENVSKDSTLDLPVEHSSDSPSRSPQTLLGSETIKTSTTLPKAAGRETKYANLSSPSSTVSESQLTKPGVIRPVPVKSKILLKKEEEVYEPNPFSKYLEDNSDLFSEQDVTVPHKPVSLHPLYQTKLYPPAKSLLQPQTLPHADCLTPGPFSHLSSFSLSDEQENSHTLLSHNAYNKLSHPMVAIPEHETLDSKEQ
- the Mlip gene encoding muscular LMNA-interacting protein isoform X11; translation: MEFEKDETGRLLNKNLEEKLTVSSGDSEAKPLIFTFVPTVRRLPTHIQLTDTSKFLVKIPEEPSDKSPETVNRSNSNDYLTFHRGSQEERNQGTLTHPSEASGKSIQGRVLETNQPQGMQQSDLFKAEYVFIVDSEGEDEVTSRKGEQGPPGGTGNMAARPKSLAISSSLVSDVVRPKIRGTDLKSSSYSEVSHGMASQQKHGQKTPPVPANLDGASVLEEFHTRRLDVSGALVEETATYFQTTAHSSPFSASKGASWTLPFPHSTQLPGSNLSSPSAADQNPGLAPEVLKKTTPLTANVLSPRESLKTTSPSPSSSASLKSNSASYIPVRIVMHSLSPSPKPLTSSFHGSSSTVCSQMSSSGNLSKSGVKSQVPSRLSLLTAILKSNPSHQRPVSPASCPTFSLNSLASSTLALDQKVKQTTLTPKKSLSSCSLRAQSPAQAEHQVSELAQQSFHLPFFTKSTPTSQVSSLSPTTPVNSSLVSMNVEKTPSPTSLKSGTMQTNASSFADLPPVPPSSSLSSSKNKQDGDLRGSENPRNTYTHPSTLASSALSSVSPPINHSTMPSSPEKCFHPSPALSNLIDRSKRTSYKPSGQGLNPSALSSPALSSAGCASLPSLGSSSVPPAALPTPALQLSPSTLHPNCGSGSLPSRMMKSESTKSNHPAPVSTPSLPISLTRTKELISPCALSLSTGPENKKPKQYKTKSSYKAFAAIPTNTLLLEQKALDEPAKTENVSKDSTLDLPVEHSSDSPSRSPQTLLGSETIKTSTTLPKAAGRETKYANLSSPSSTVSESQLTKPGVIRPVPVKSKILLKKEEEVYEPNPFSKYLEDNSDLFSEQDVTVPHKPVSLHPLYQTKLYPPAKSLLQPQTLPHADCLTPGPFSHLSSFSLSDEQENSHTLLSHNAYNKLSHPMVAIPEHETLDSKEQ
- the Mlip gene encoding muscular LMNA-interacting protein isoform X21 yields the protein MEFEKDETGRLLNKNLEEKLTVSSGDSEAKPLIFTFVPTVRRLPTHIQLTDTSKFLVKIPEEPSDKSPETVNRSNSNDYLTFHRGSQEERNQGTLTHPSEASGKSIQGRVLETNQPQGMQQSDLFKAEYVFIVDSEGEDEVTSRKGEQGPPGGTGNMAARPKSLAISSSLVSDVVRPKIRGTDLKSSSYSEVSHGMASQQKHGQKTPPVPANLDGASVLEEFHTRRLDVSGALVEETATYFQTTAHSSPFSASKGASWTLPFPHSTQLPGSNLSSPSAADQNPGLAPEVLKKTTPLTANVLSPRESLKTTSPSPSSSASLKSNSASYIPVRIVMHSLSPSPKPLTSSFHGSSSTVCSQMSSSGNLSKSGVKSQVPSRLSLLTAILKSNPSHQRPVSPASCPTFSLNSLASSTLALDQKVKQTTLTPKKSLSSCSLRAQSPAQAEHQVSELAQQSFHLPFFTKSTPTSQVSSLSPTTPVNSSLVSMNVEKTPSPTSLKSGTMQTNASSFADLPPVPPSSSLSSSKNKQDGDLRGSENPRNTYTHPSTLASSALSSVSPPINHSTMPSSPEKCFHPSPALSNLIDRSKRTSYKPSGQGLNPSALSSPALSSAGCASLPSLGSSSVPPAALPTPALQLSPSTLHPNCGSGSLPSRMMKSESTKSNHPAPVSTPSLPISLTRTKELISPCALSLSTGPENKKPKTSTTLPKAAGRETKYANLSSPSSTVSESQLTKPGVIRPVPVKSKILLKKEEEVYEPNPFSKYLEDNSDLFSEQDVTVPHKPVSLHPLYQTKLYPPAKSLLQPQTLPHADCLTPGPFSHLSSFSLSDEQENSHTLLSHNAYNKLSHPMVAIPEHETLDSKEQ
- the Mlip gene encoding muscular LMNA-interacting protein isoform X15; this translates as MEFEKDETGRLLNKNLEEKLTVSSGDSEAKPLIFTFVPTVRRLPTHIQLTDTSKFLVKIPEEPSDKSPETVNRSNSNDYLTFHRGSQEERNQGTLTHPSEASGKSIQGRVLETNQPQGMQQSDLFKAEYVFIVDSEGEDEVTSRKGEQGPPGGTGNMAARPKSLAISSSLVSDVVRPKIRGTDLKSSSYSEVSHGMASQQKHGQKTPPVPANLDGASVLEEFHTRRLDVSGALVEETATYFQTTAHSSPFSASKGASWTLPFPHSTQLPGSNLSSPSAADQNPGLAPEVLKKTTPLTANVLSPRESLKTTSPSPSSSASLKSNSASYIPVRIVMHSLSPSPKPLTSSFHGSSSTVCSQMSSSGNLSKSGVKSQVPSRLSLLTAILKSNPSHQRPVSPASCPTFSLNSLASSTLALDQKVKQTTLTPKKSLSSCSLRAQSPAQAEHQVSELAQQSFHLPFFTKSTPTSQVSSLSPTTPVNSSLVSMNVEKTPSPTSLKSGTMQTNASSFADLPPVPPSSSLSSSKNKQDGDLRGSENPRNTYTHPSTLASSALSSVSPPINHSTMPSSPEKCFHPSPALSNLIDRSKRTSYKPSGQGLNPSALSSPALSSAGCASLPSLGSSSVPPAALPTPALQLSPSTLHPNCGSGSLPSRMMKSESTKSNHPAPVSTPSLPISLTRTKELISPCALSLSTGPENKKPKALDEPAKTENVSKDSTLDLPVEHSSDSPSRSPQTLLGSETIKTSTTLPKAAGRETKYANLSSPSSTVSESQLTKPGVIRPVPVKSKILLKKEEEVYEPNPFSKYLEDNSDLFSEQDVTVPHKPVSLHPLYQTKLYPPAKSLLQPQTLPHADCLTPGPFSHLSSFSLSDEQENSHTLLSHNAYNKLSHPMVAIPEHETLDSKEQ
- the Mlip gene encoding muscular LMNA-interacting protein isoform X7, yielding MEFEKDETGRLLNKNLEEKLTVSSGDSEAKPLIFTFVPTVRRLPTHIQLTDTSKFLVKIPEEPSDKSPETVNRSNSNDYLTFHRGSQEERNQGTLTHPSEASGKSIQGRVLETNQPQGMQQSDLFKAEYVFIVDSEGEDEVTSRKGEQGPPGGTGNMAARPKSLAISSSLVSDVVRPKIRGTDLKSSSYSEVSHGMASQQKHGQKTPPVPANLDGASVLEEFHTRRLDVSGALVEETATYFQTTAHSSPFSASKGASWTLPFPHSTQLPGSNLSSPSAADQNPGLAPEVLKKTTPLTANVLSPRESLKTTSPSPSSSASLKSNSASYIPVRIVMHSLSPSPKPLTSSFHGSSSTVCSQMSSSGNLSKSGVKSQVPSRLSLLTAILKSNPSHQRPVSPASCPTFSLNSLASSTLALDQKVKQTTLTPKKSLSSCSLRAQSPAQAEHQVSELAQQSFHLPFFTKSTPTSQVSSLSPTTPVNSSLVSMNVEKTPSPTSLKSGTMQTNASSFADLPPVPPSSSLSSSKNKQDGDLRGSENPRNTYTHPSTLASSALSSVSPPINHSTMPSSPEKCFHPSPALSNLIDRSKRTSYKPSGQGLNPSALSSPALSSAGCASLPSLGSSSVPPAALPTPALQLSPSTLHPNCGSGSLPSRMMKSESTKSNHPAPVSTPSLPISLTRTKELISPCALSLSTGPENKKPKQYKTKSSYKAFAAIPTNTLLLEQKALDEPAKTENVSKDSTLDLPVEFCYPAQLRQKTEELCATIDKVLQDSLSMHSSDSPSRSPQTLLGSETIKTSTTLPKAAGRETKYANLSSPSSTVSESQLTKPGVIRPVPVKSKILLKKEEEVYEPNPFSKYLEDNSDLFSEQDVTVPHKPVSLHPLYQTKLYPPAKSLLQPQTLPHADCLTPGPFSHLSSFSLSDEQENSHTLLSHNAYNKLSHPMVAIPEHETLDSKEQ